In Pseudomonas grandcourensis, the DNA window TTGGCTGAGCAGATCGCCAAAAATCGCTGGCGTCCTGGCGAGGCGATTCCTACCGAGGCTGCGCTTTCAGCGGAGTACGAACTTTCTACCGGCACGGTGCGCAAAGCGATTGATGCGTTAGTCAGTGAGGGCATTCTGGAGCGTCAGCAGGGGCGAGGGACTTTCATTCGTCGTCCACAATTTCAATCCTCTCTGTTCCGCTTCTTTCGATTTCAGTCTGCTTCTGGTGAGCGCCAGGTACCGGAGAGCCGCATCCTGTCAATCGAGCCCGTTGCCGCGCCCTCGGCCGTAGCCCAAGCGCTTGGGCTGCCCTCCGATGCACCGGTGATTCGCATTGTTCGTTTGCGTTTGCTGGAGGTTCAGCCAGTACTTGCCGAAGAAATCTGGTTGCCGCGCAGCCGTTTCCAACCCTTGCTTGAGACCGACCTCAGCCTGAAAGGGCCATTGCTGTATCCAATCTACGAAGACCTCTGCGGCCAGGTCGTTGCCTATGCCGAAGAGACCCTCACCGCCGAGTCGGTCAACGACGTACACGCACGCCTGTTGCAGGTGCCGATTAACAGTCCGGTGGTAGTGATCGAACGGCTGGCCCGTGATTACGCCGGTACGCCACTGGAGTGGCGTCGTTCTCGTGGCCACGCAGAGCATTTCCGTTACAGCGTGGATATTCGCTAGCGCCTGCCCGTGTAGTGAGTTGTTCAGCGGCGAATAAGTCGTCGCTGGTTTCCTGTTTGTTTGCCAAAACTGGCCCTGTAGCGGTGCGGTTCGCTCTCGGCTGCCTTACGTTCCACTTATAAGGATAAGAACCATGTTCAGCTGGTATCGCCAAGTCACTCCTCGGGAGCGCAAAACGTTTTGGGCCTGCTTCGGCGGATGGTCGCTCGACGCACTGGAAGTACAAATGTTTGGCCTGGCGATTCCGGCTTTGATCGGCGCCTTTGCCCTGACCAAGGGCGACGCGGGGCTGATCAGCGGAGTGACTCTGGTCACTTCAGCCATCGGTGGCTGGGTAGGGGGGACGTTGTCCGACCGCTACGGCCGGGTGCGTACGCTGCAGTGGATGATTTTGTGGTTCTCCTTTTTTACCTTTCTCTCCGCGTTTGTGAGCGGCTTCAACCAGCTCTTGATCGTCAAGGCGCTCCAGGGTTTCGGCATCGGCGGCGAGTGGGCAGCAGGTGCAGTATTGATGGCCGAAACCATCAATCCGCAGTATCGCGGCAAAGTGATGGGCACCGTACAAAGTGCCTGGGCCGTGGGTTGGGGGCTGGCCGTCGGAGTGTTCACACTGATTTATTCCTTCGTGCCGCAGGACATGGCGTGGCGCGTGATGTTCCTGGTCGGGCTGCTACCGTCGTTCCTGATTATCTGGGTGCGTCGTAATGTCGAGGAGCCCGACAGCTTCCAGCGTCTGCAAAAAGAAAACGCCATCCCGCAAAGTTTCTTCAAATCCTTGGCCGGCATCTTCCGCCCCGATTTGATCCGCGTAACGCTGTTCGGTGGTCTGTTGGGTTTGGGCGCGCACGGTGGTTACCACGCGGTGATGACCTGGCTGCCGACGTTCCTCAAGACTGAGCGCAATCTGTCCGTACTGAACTCTGGCGGCTACCTGGCGGTGATCATCTTCGCGTTCTGGTGTGGGTGTGTAGTCAGCGGCTTTTTGATCGACCGTATTGGCCGACGCAAAAACATCGTGCTGTTCGCGCTTTGCTGTGTCGTCACTGTGCAGAGTTATGTGTTCCTGCCGCTGACCAATACCCAGATGCTGTTCCTGGGGTTCCCGCTCGGCTTTTTCGCGGCCGGTATTCCCGCGAGCCTTGGAGCACTGTTCAACGAGCTGTACCCGGCGGATGTACGCGGTGCCGGTGTGGGCTTCTGCTACAACTTTGGCCGAGTGCTTTCAGCTGTGTTCCCGTTCCTGGTCGGTCACATGAGCGACTCCATGTCCCTTGGGTCTGCGATTGGTATCGACGCCGGGATTGCCTACGGCGTTGCGGTGATCGCGGCACTTTGTCTGCCGGAAACCCGTGGACGCAGCCTCGAAGCTTCGAGTGCATCGATGCCAGCAACGGTCAACGGCAACGAGAGTGCGCGGGCCTGATGCCCTTTACCTTCTATAGATGAACGCTATGACTGACACCTGTTCTACGCCGATCACCGGCATCGACTCCCATGCTCATGTGTTTAGCCGTGATCTAAATCTGGTCGGTGCACGGCGCTATACCCCTGATTACGACGCCACGCTTGAGCAGTATCTGACGCACTTGCACGCTCATGGTCTGAGTCATGGCGTATTGGTGCAACCGAGCTTTCTCGGCACCGACAATAGCTACTTGCTGGCGGCGTTGAGGCAAGCGCCGGATAAGTTGCGAGGCGTGGTTGTGCTGGAACCAGGCGTCAGTCGCGCCATATTGAATGACATGGATCACCTGGGCGTGGTCGGCGTTCGCTTGAACCTGATGGGTAAGGCGTTACCTGATTTTCGTAACAGTGCCTGGAGAGAGTTTTTCAGCCACATTGCTGATCTTGACTGGCATGTCGAGTTGCATCGGGAGGTAAAGGATCTGCCGGGACTGATCCATCAATTGACGCCGTTCGGTTTGAAGTTGGTGATTGATCACTTTGGTCGGCCGGATGCCAATTCGGGCGTCGATCAGCCCGGGTTTTGCGAGTTACTGGAGTTGGGATCGAAAGGTTCGATCTGGATGAAGGTATCGGGAATCTATCGTTTGGGAGGTACGCCGCAACAGAACATCAATTTCGCTCGAATGGCATTACCGCTGTTCGAACAAAGTTTCGGCCTTCGTCAGTTGGTGTGGGGCAGCGACTGGCCGCATACGCAGCATGAGCAAAGCATCGGTTTCGGCACCGTAGTCGATCAGTTGCAAGCCCTGGAGTGTTCGACGCAGGTTAGCTATTCGTTGCTGGTGCAAGCACCTCGAAGGTTATTCGGTTTTGCAAAAGGCGAAAGCTGAGACTTACGCCTGCATTTGCAGATGACCATTCATCTCACCCATTTAAACGAATACATACAGAACGTTCGAAGTGCGACGTTGCAGTAAAACCTACCGTGCCTCATCGAGAAGTTCTGTGTAATAGCAGCATATTCCAATTACAAGAGAGTAGATTCCATGAATACGTCACCCAATGCCGAAGTTGAAAGCATCCACACGACGTTTGGTTTATCGCGTGCGCTGACAGGCGTTACGGTTTCAAACTTCTCTTTCAAATCTGAGTTCAGTTTGAGCGCCAGCCCAACCGAGATCCTTTCATGACTCCTTTAGATATAGACCTCTTACTGACCGCATTGGTGAGCGTCCTGGTGCTGGTGGCGCTCATCGTGTCGCGTCTCAAAATGCACCCGCTCCTGGCCTTGCTAGTAGTTTCCGTTGGCGTTGGCTTTGCAACCAGTATGGAGCCAGAAACCATCGTCTCCCACTTGATCACCGGCGCCGGAAAGACACTGGGGGCAGTAGGGGTCGTAATCGCGCTTGGAGCGATGCTAGGCAAAATTCTTGCTGACGCAGGCGTCACAGAGCAGGTCGCCGAGGTCATCCTCAAGCGAACATCGGATCGGATGATACCTTGGGCCATGATGATGGTTGCATTTGTAATTGGCATTCCCATGTTTTTCGAGGTGGGCTTGGTGATCATGCTGCCACTGATATTCAGCGTGGCGCGAAAGCTGGAAAGCCAGGCTCGCTTCAAAGGTTCAGCGTATGTGTATGTGGGTGTTCCGGTGATTGCGGCACTTGCAGCCATGCACGGGATGGTACCGCCGCACCCTGGCCCCTTGACGGCCATCGCCGCGCTCAAAACCTCGGTTGGGCCCACAATGCTCTATGGCTTCCTTGCGGCTATTCCTGCAATGATTTTAGGCGGCCCGCTTTATGGCGCATTCATTTCGCCGCGCATGAGCACTCGGCCCGATCAGGTTTTGCTAGATCAGTTCACCCTAGCTGAAAAAGCCGACGGTCAACCAAGCACCAGCGTATGCCTTGGCGTGCTGGCAGCCTTGCTACCGGCGATCCTGATGCTGATTCATGCCGTCGCTGAGATGGTATTACCCAAGGGCAATGCGATCCTGAAAATGGCAAGTTTCTTGGGCAATCCCCTGATAGCCATGCTCCTAGGCGTGCTGTTCGCAGGGGCAAGTCTGGTACTCGTGCGGGGCGGCGATGCGGGGCAGTTGCGCGAATCCCTGGGCAAGAGCCTCAAGCCAATCGCCTCAATCATCATGATCATCGCCGGCGGTGGTGCCTTTCAGGAGCTGCTGACCAGCGCCAAGGTGGGCGATGCCATTGTGCACCTGACTCAGCAGTCTGCGTTCCCTCCGCTGATCTTGGGTTGGTTGATCGCGATGTTGCTCTCGGTATCTACCGGTTCTGCCACTGTAGGTATCGTTGGTGCTGCGGGCTTGCTGGCGCCGCTTGCAGGTGCTGATCCCAGCCTCAACCTGCCTCTGCTTGCCTTGTCCATAGGCTGCGGCTCGCTGTTCTTCAACTATGCGAACCATGCGGGCTTCTGGATGGTGAAGGAATCCTTCGGCATGACTATGGGCGAAGCCACCAAGACCATTTCGGTGGTTCAATCCATCGTAGCCGTGGTCGGTTTGATTGTGGTGTTGATGTTGAATGCGGCTGTCACGGTGATTTGAGTCAGGATCTGTTCGCAGGTAGTGACCCTGCCCGAGCGAGTTAGCCGAGGGTGGGAGATAGAGTTACGTTCCACAGGGTGTTTACCATCGAACTTGAATGCTCAGTGTTCGCTGGTAAGCATGGAGCGTTTTACTCGGCTCTAACCCTAAAGTGTCGGCACCCGTAAGCCACGCATGTTTAAGGTCTATAAAACCCCTCACACTGGCGAAGTCGTCGAAACCAAAGGTGGCAACCACAATCAACTGAAGGAATGGAAAGCAGAGCACGGTTCCGCGACCGTTGAGTCCTGGCTGACCAAGTGAGTTCGATTTGAGTACAACAGGGCCTCCGAAGGCCCTTTTTATTTGCAGTTTGTCGAAGTCAGCGACCAAATCCTCAACCGACGTTTCCGGCTATCTGCTAAACCTCCATTCGTGTGCTTCGAAAACCTTCAACAGAGGCAAGGATGATGAATTCAAGCTGGGCAGATCAGGTGGCGCTTGTGAGTGGAGCGGGCAGTGAGCTTGGAATTGGTATGGCAATTGCCCATCGTCTTGGGGCTCAAGGGGCCAAGCTGATCGTCACGGCAAGCAGCGCACGCATCAATGAGCGGGTTGCGGAGTTACGCGCCGCCGGCTTCGAAGCAGAGGGTCGACCGGTAGACTTAACTCAGGAAACTCAGGTTAGTGAATTCGTCGCTTGGGCTGAGGCCGTCTGGGGCCGCATCGATATTCTTGTAAATAATGCCGGTATGGCGATGCAAGGGAGTCCAGAACCGTTCGCCGAGTTCACGAATACGAGCCTCGAAACCTGGAATCTTTCCATCGCTAGAAATCTGACAACTGCGTTCCTGTTAACTCAAGGGGTGTTGCCTGGGATGCGGGCTAGAGGCTATGGCCGCATAGTAAACATCAGCTCAACCACAGGCACACGAGCCAGTAATCCAGGAGAGGCTGCTTATAGTGCAGCAAAGGCCGGAATGGTAGGGATGAACATGAGTCTCGCTCTTGAGGTTGCTCATCTAGGTATCACGGTGAATTCAGTTGCCCCTGGTTGGATAGCTACAGGGTCGAGCACTCCTGATGAAGTCAAAGCAGCACGCTCTACACCTCTTGGGAGAGCGGGTCGGCCAGAGGAAGTGGCCGCTGCCGTTGTATTCTTGGCTTCACCTGAAGCGAGTTACATCACAGGTGAGTTGCTCGTGGTGGATGGGGGCAATTGCTTGGTTGAGAACAAAGCTTATTAAGACTTTTTTAATCCCTTCTGCGACCGTTGAGTCCTGGCTGAGCAAGTGATTTTGGTTGGAGTACAAAAAGGCCCGAGAGGGCCTTTTTTGTTAAACACGACGAGTGAATAGACTTAGGTATTGGTATCGTCTCGGATAGCCTTCTACGAGGCTGCTTTGATTTCACTAATCAAGTCATCAACGGCGGCAAGCATGAACTCAATCGTTTTTTCATCAATGAATCTGCCGTCCTGGATCTTTTCATTGACGCCCGGAATGACTATCTGAGGGCCGCGAATGACTCTGGAAAGGGTCGCTGATAGCGTCTCTCTCAATTGTGCCTGGGCGCGCACCCCGCCAAGCACGCCTGGTGAAGACGTCATGATGAGCACGGGTTTATTTTTCAACGATGAGTTGAAGCCCGGGCGAGATGCCCAATCCAGTGCATTTTTCAGCACGCCGGAAGTACCGTAGTTGTATTCAGGCGAGCAGATGATCAAGCCATCGGCTTGTTCGATAGCATCTTTCAGCACCGCCACTGATGCAGGCAGCATCTGCGCTTCGAGATCTGAGTTGTAAAGGGGGATCTCATTCAGTGCGAAGAGACTCATGTCTACCTGATGGCCCAACCGATTGGAGAGGGTCTTGAGTACCGCTGTATTGGTTGATTGTGAACGCAGGCTACCTGAAATACCGAGTAGACGATGAGCGACGGTGGCCATAAAAATCCTTCAGAGAGATGGATAATCAAAAAACTACACGACCTGTTTCTTTGGAGATGACACGCCGATCATCACAAACAGTGCTCGGGCAATCCCCTCACTTTTGTTGCGCCATGCGTGTCGTGTGCCATTTTGTATAACGATGTCTCCCGCCTTTACGAGACGGCTTTGACCGTTATCCAGCTCCAGCCACATCTCGCCCTCCAGAATGATTCCGTAATCAATGGTGGCGGTGGTGTGCATGCCCGGATTTTCCGGTTCAAAGCTTTCGATCAAGCCAGGCAAAGCCGCCCCCAACTCTTCATAGGCCCGCACACCATCGACGGGGTTCTGCATCACCGAGTCCGGTGGGAAATCGAACATGGCGATGCTGGTGCCGCCCTGAGGAGGAATCAGTGAAGGGTTGCCTAGCGTGGGATCACGTTCCTGTTCGAGGCGTACCGGATTTGCTGGGGTCACCCACAACTGCGCCATGGCATGTCCAGGGATTGAGGCAAAAGATTGAGCTCTTGGGGCGTAGTCATCTGAAACGAACACGGAGTTCCCTTGTTCGTCGTGACCGGTCACGATTCTTCTTATCTTCATTTGGATTACTCAACGAGCAGTCAAAGAGGCAGCGAGGGAAGGGCGAACCGCTCCACTCGCTGCGTGCATCAAGGACAAATGACGTAGTTGCTGAAGCCGCCATGGCGGTTTTCGATACCGGTAATCGCGTTGTTGACGTCTTCTAGCTTGAAAGCCGTATTTTCAAAAAATGAAAGATCCAGCACACCGGACTCAACCATGTCAGCCATGGCTTGTCCTTGACCAGTGGTGAACCAGGCAGATCCACTGATCTGGATGTCGTTGTCCATGATCCAATGCAGGTCTATAGGGACTTCACCGGCGATAGCGCCAATGTTCACTAAGTGTCCGCCTCGATGCAGAGATTTGAGAGCTTGGGTCAGGCTTTCGTGCGGTGCGCCTGGGCCCAAGGCATCAATAACCACATCCACGCCCTCGCCATGCGTAACCTCATGGGCCCATTCGTTGGTAGGAATAGTACCGAGCGTGTGAATTTCAATTCGCCCAGGAGCTGCGAGGTCTTTCACCTTCTGGAACAAATCTTGATTGCGGGCAGTGCCGAGAATTTTACGAGCACCTAGAGCAAGCGCCAGGACGACGGCACCGAGACCAAGCGTCCCACTAATCCCGTTGATGAGCACGGTACTGCCAGGGCCAACATTCGCCTTGAGAAGCGCCTTGTAAGCGGTGCCCATGTAACCCAAGCGTGCAGCCGTTTCAAAACTGATATTGTCAGGCAGCTTGACCAAGCTGTATTGGGGCGCAGGGATGTACTCGCAGAGGCCGCCGTAAGGGTAATCCTCGAACATGCGGGGACTTTTTGGCGTGAAACCGAAGTAGCCGTTGAAGGTATAGGCAGTGCACGCAATGGTGTTGCCCGCACGGCATGCCCGGCAGGAACCGCAGTATCTGCCAGGGTTAACGTACACCCGCTCACCCACCTTGAAGTCGTAGACCTGAGCACCTACTGCTTCGACGACACCTGATGGGTCGAGCCCGAAAATGGCAGGAAGTTTCGGCAGCGGATTTTGAGGGAACCACTTAACCCAATTTGTCAGAATGTTGTGCAGGTTTGGGACGATCCCACATGCCTTCACCTTGACCAGCACCTCAGTAGGGCGGATTTCGGGTACAGAAACTTGCTCGATGACCATGGGTTTGCCGCCTTCGTACAGGCGTGCAGCGCGCATTGTTTTTGCAGTCATGATGTTCTCCAACACATATTGTTTTTGTAGTGGTACCTAACCTTTGGAGCACGCTTCAAATCTAAGGCACTAACGCAGTCCGTCTTCGCCCTTTACGTCGGAGGCAGCGAGACCGCCCAATCGTGCATGTATTCGTCCGCCTGTAGCCATGGCTAGGCCAAAGGCAATTTCGCCACGGCGAGGGCCATCCCATACAGTCATTTCAGCAACGCCGAAATGGCTACGAACGTATGCAGCTTGGATATGCCCTAGTGGGATCATCACTCGGCAGCCTGGGCCGCCAATAGTTTTGGCCGCAGGAACTATCGCCTTCGGGTTGCCTAGCGCTTCGCGCATTGCCCAGCCACCTGCTTCGTGCCATACGGCGCCGTGCTCTAACTCACCGTCTTCACCAACGATTGCGCCCTTGCCATAGGCCTGTACGTGTTTAGCTCCGCCCAGGGTTTGGATCAGTTGCTCCGACAGCTCTGCGCCTAAAGCTCGCAGTTCCTGCATAAACGGCAGCAAGTCTTCTACATACTTACCTGCGTAAGGATTGGCGACCACCGCGGTGGCTACTGCAATCCGCAGCGGGGCTGACAAACGAGGCCCGCCCTCGTGGAATACCTCTTCAACGTCCAGCTTGACCTTACGAACCATCACAAGCGACATGCGTAACCTCCAGAACCGAGAGCCTCATGGGCTCGCTATTTTTTAAACCGGCCTTTTGCATTATGCATTTAATGATGTATGGTGCAAGAAGTTAGTTTTTATGCACAAAAATAGGAGAGGCAAGATGAAGCTGATTTCGTACCGTAAAGAAGGAGAAGCCCATTTCGGTGCCGTGTCCGGTGACGGAGTGGTTGAACTGACCAACCGTTTCTCGGAAGTGCCAGATCTCGCGACTTTTCTGAGCAACCCGTCCTTGCTTCAGGAGGCGCGCAAGATTATTGATGCTGCGCAGCCTGACTACCCATTCTCGAGTATCCAGTTGGAATCAGTGATACCCAATCCTGGAAAGGTGATTTGCGTAGGCATTAACTATGTTGCTCACGCTGAAGAGGCGGGCCGAAAGGTCGGCGAGTTTCCAGTGATTTTTCAGCGTTTCGCCGAAACTCTTTTGCCCCACGGCGAACCACTGGTTAGACCTCAAGTCTCAGAGCAATTTGATTTCGAGGCCGAATTGGCGGTTGTGATCGGGAAAGGTGGTGCACATATCGATCCGGCGGACGCGATGGATCACGTTGCGGGTTACACCTGCTTCAACGATGCCAGCGTCCGCGATTGGCAGTTCCATACGCACCAGTACGGTATGGGTAAGACCTTCAGAAAAACGGGTGCTCTGGGGCCTTGGCTCGTTCCGGCATCGGAAATTTCAGACTACCGAAAGCTAGTTGTGCGGGGGGTACTTAACGGCGAGCAACTGCAGGAAGGCAGCCTTTCGGAGCTGGCATTCGACATTCCTCATTTGATTTCGTATGTATCGAAAGCGCTTTCATGGAACCCTGGAGATATTCTGGCAACTGGTACTCCGAGCGGCATTGGCTTCAAACGCAATCCACCGATTTTTCTGAAGCCAGGTGATGTTTTTGAAGTGGTGATTACTGAGATTGGCACGCTGTCGAATGGTGTTATTGACGAAGTCTAAGCGTTGCCCTCTACACAATCATAAAAACTGGAGGTTCCAAATGTCCGCATTACCTAAAATCAATTTCACCCACTCTGGTGTGTTTTGCGAAGACCTCGACCGGATGGTTGATTTTTACTGCCGCACCTTGGGTTTCATCGTAAGTGACAAGGGGGTCGCTTCTACAGGTCACCGTTTGTTCTTCATGACTCAGAACCCTGAGTTACATCATCAGGTCGTTCTCTTTGACGGAAAACCAGTCGACCTACCGTTCAACCCGATCAATCAGCTTTCGTTTCTCCTGGACTCCCTCGACGACCTGAAAACGTACTATCAATTCGCCAAGAAAAGCGGAATTGAAGGGATTGCACAGGTGGATCACGGCAACGCTTGGTCGATGTACTTCAAAGATCCTGAAGGCAATCCCATCGAAATGTATGTCGATGCGCCGTTCTACACCGCACAACCTTGCAAGGAACCGCTGGATCTCGAGATGCCGACTGAGGCTATCCTCGCCCAGACCGAGGCTATGTGTAAGCGCCGTCCCGGTTTCCAGACTCGCGAGCAATGGAAGGAATCCATACGGGCGAAGATCGAAGAGCAGCGCGTTCGTATCGGCTAATGACATTTGGAAGGGCTATATAGCCTGCTCCAATCAGTGGTCGTTGAAGCCTGGTTGATGGGGGCGCAAAAGTCTGCTCATCAACCAGAAGTCGCAGTAGAGAAAAACAAAAAGCGGAGTTGACGATGGACTACGATGTCATCATTGTTGGAATGGGGCCAGTGGGTGCTCTGTGCGCAAATCTCGCCGGCATGTGGGGGCTAAGCGCTCTCGTCGTGGATAAGTCCGAGACGGTGTACACCAACCCTAGGGCTATGGGTTTTGATCACGAAGTGATGCGTGTGTTCGGCAACATTGGGTTGGCCGATGACATTGCTGAGCATGTCATGCCGTATCGTCCTTCGGAGTACCGTACCACCGGTTCTCAGTTGATCAAACGCATTGACGCCGCCAAACCTCCCTATCCGCTGGGTTGGGCGCCTAACTATGTCTTCTCACAGCCCCCCGTCGAGCGCGCCCTACGCAGTAAAATTGCGGATATGAAGTCCGTCACCGTGGAACTCGGTTCAGAGGTTCTGTCGGTAGATTCCAAAGGTTCACAGGCGGTTGTTCGCATCCAGGCCAAGGATGGAACCGAGCGCACAGTCACTGCGGACTATGTGTTGGCGTGTGACGGAGGCACCAGTCCAATCCGTACCCGTCTAGGGTTGAAAATGGAGGATCTAGCCTTCGACGAGCCATGGCTCGTGGTTGACGTAATCCTCAACGAAGGGGCGGGCGAGCATCTACCAAAGACCAACGTGCAATTTTGCGAGTTGGCCAGGCCATGTACCTTTGTCGTCGGGCCGGGTCAGCATCGACGTTGGGAATTCATGATTAACCCTGACGAACAGCCGACGGAAATCTCACAACCCGAAGCGATCAAAAAGCTGATCGCCCGTTGGTTGCCTGAGGGCGACTATCAGCTGTGGCGTGCCTCTGCCTACCGATTCCATGCACTGATTCTGGAGCAGTGGAAGTCCGACCGGGTGTTTTTCCTCGGGGATGCAGCGCACATGACACCCCCCTTTCTGGCACAAGGCATGTGCCAAGGGATTCGCGACGCATTGAATCTGGTCTGGAAACTGGCGCTTGTTAAAGGAGGCCTAGCTTCTCCGGCGTTCCTGAATACCTACCAGACCGAGCGTATTCCCCATGTCCGCCAAACTACGATGGCGGCAAAAGAATTCGGTGGTGTCATTTGCGAGCGTGACAGCGAGAAAGCCGCTATCCGCGATGCGCGCTTGATTCAGCAGATGAAGGAAAACCCGGGAGGCACCATCAGGCAATCGCTGATTCCTGGCTTGAACCAAGGCTTCGTCGCCAATGTTCCACCTGCCGGCGAGCTGTTTCCGCAACCGATGGTCATCAACCATGCCGGCAAGAAGGCACTGCTGGATGAGTTTACCGGACAGTCCTTTCGAGTGGTCATTGCGCCA includes these proteins:
- a CDS encoding SDR family NAD(P)-dependent oxidoreductase, with the protein product MNSSWADQVALVSGAGSELGIGMAIAHRLGAQGAKLIVTASSARINERVAELRAAGFEAEGRPVDLTQETQVSEFVAWAEAVWGRIDILVNNAGMAMQGSPEPFAEFTNTSLETWNLSIARNLTTAFLLTQGVLPGMRARGYGRIVNISSTTGTRASNPGEAAYSAAKAGMVGMNMSLALEVAHLGITVNSVAPGWIATGSSTPDEVKAARSTPLGRAGRPEEVAAAVVFLASPEASYITGELLVVDGGNCLVENKAY
- a CDS encoding gluconate:H+ symporter; translated protein: MTPLDIDLLLTALVSVLVLVALIVSRLKMHPLLALLVVSVGVGFATSMEPETIVSHLITGAGKTLGAVGVVIALGAMLGKILADAGVTEQVAEVILKRTSDRMIPWAMMMVAFVIGIPMFFEVGLVIMLPLIFSVARKLESQARFKGSAYVYVGVPVIAALAAMHGMVPPHPGPLTAIAALKTSVGPTMLYGFLAAIPAMILGGPLYGAFISPRMSTRPDQVLLDQFTLAEKADGQPSTSVCLGVLAALLPAILMLIHAVAEMVLPKGNAILKMASFLGNPLIAMLLGVLFAGASLVLVRGGDAGQLRESLGKSLKPIASIIMIIAGGGAFQELLTSAKVGDAIVHLTQQSAFPPLILGWLIAMLLSVSTGSATVGIVGAAGLLAPLAGADPSLNLPLLALSIGCGSLFFNYANHAGFWMVKESFGMTMGEATKTISVVQSIVAVVGLIVVLMLNAAVTVI
- a CDS encoding amino acid synthesis family protein: MSLVMVRKVKLDVEEVFHEGGPRLSAPLRIAVATAVVANPYAGKYVEDLLPFMQELRALGAELSEQLIQTLGGAKHVQAYGKGAIVGEDGELEHGAVWHEAGGWAMREALGNPKAIVPAAKTIGGPGCRVMIPLGHIQAAYVRSHFGVAEMTVWDGPRRGEIAFGLAMATGGRIHARLGGLAASDVKGEDGLR
- a CDS encoding GntR family transcriptional regulator; its protein translation is MSTLPSDTRLPLYQRLRDQLAEQIAKNRWRPGEAIPTEAALSAEYELSTGTVRKAIDALVSEGILERQQGRGTFIRRPQFQSSLFRFFRFQSASGERQVPESRILSIEPVAAPSAVAQALGLPSDAPVIRIVRLRLLEVQPVLAEEIWLPRSRFQPLLETDLSLKGPLLYPIYEDLCGQVVAYAEETLTAESVNDVHARLLQVPINSPVVVIERLARDYAGTPLEWRRSRGHAEHFRYSVDIR
- a CDS encoding NADPH-dependent FMN reductase, whose translation is MATVAHRLLGISGSLRSQSTNTAVLKTLSNRLGHQVDMSLFALNEIPLYNSDLEAQMLPASVAVLKDAIEQADGLIICSPEYNYGTSGVLKNALDWASRPGFNSSLKNKPVLIMTSSPGVLGGVRAQAQLRETLSATLSRVIRGPQIVIPGVNEKIQDGRFIDEKTIEFMLAAVDDLISEIKAAS
- a CDS encoding VOC family protein; the encoded protein is MSALPKINFTHSGVFCEDLDRMVDFYCRTLGFIVSDKGVASTGHRLFFMTQNPELHHQVVLFDGKPVDLPFNPINQLSFLLDSLDDLKTYYQFAKKSGIEGIAQVDHGNAWSMYFKDPEGNPIEMYVDAPFYTAQPCKEPLDLEMPTEAILAQTEAMCKRRPGFQTREQWKESIRAKIEEQRVRIG
- a CDS encoding fumarylacetoacetate hydrolase family protein, encoding MKLISYRKEGEAHFGAVSGDGVVELTNRFSEVPDLATFLSNPSLLQEARKIIDAAQPDYPFSSIQLESVIPNPGKVICVGINYVAHAEEAGRKVGEFPVIFQRFAETLLPHGEPLVRPQVSEQFDFEAELAVVIGKGGAHIDPADAMDHVAGYTCFNDASVRDWQFHTHQYGMGKTFRKTGALGPWLVPASEISDYRKLVVRGVLNGEQLQEGSLSELAFDIPHLISYVSKALSWNPGDILATGTPSGIGFKRNPPIFLKPGDVFEVVITEIGTLSNGVIDEV
- a CDS encoding cupin domain-containing protein, with amino-acid sequence MAQLWVTPANPVRLEQERDPTLGNPSLIPPQGGTSIAMFDFPPDSVMQNPVDGVRAYEELGAALPGLIESFEPENPGMHTTATIDYGIILEGEMWLELDNGQSRLVKAGDIVIQNGTRHAWRNKSEGIARALFVMIGVSSPKKQVV
- a CDS encoding MFS transporter, whose protein sequence is MFSWYRQVTPRERKTFWACFGGWSLDALEVQMFGLAIPALIGAFALTKGDAGLISGVTLVTSAIGGWVGGTLSDRYGRVRTLQWMILWFSFFTFLSAFVSGFNQLLIVKALQGFGIGGEWAAGAVLMAETINPQYRGKVMGTVQSAWAVGWGLAVGVFTLIYSFVPQDMAWRVMFLVGLLPSFLIIWVRRNVEEPDSFQRLQKENAIPQSFFKSLAGIFRPDLIRVTLFGGLLGLGAHGGYHAVMTWLPTFLKTERNLSVLNSGGYLAVIIFAFWCGCVVSGFLIDRIGRRKNIVLFALCCVVTVQSYVFLPLTNTQMLFLGFPLGFFAAGIPASLGALFNELYPADVRGAGVGFCYNFGRVLSAVFPFLVGHMSDSMSLGSAIGIDAGIAYGVAVIAALCLPETRGRSLEASSASMPATVNGNESARA
- a CDS encoding amidohydrolase family protein, translating into MTDTCSTPITGIDSHAHVFSRDLNLVGARRYTPDYDATLEQYLTHLHAHGLSHGVLVQPSFLGTDNSYLLAALRQAPDKLRGVVVLEPGVSRAILNDMDHLGVVGVRLNLMGKALPDFRNSAWREFFSHIADLDWHVELHREVKDLPGLIHQLTPFGLKLVIDHFGRPDANSGVDQPGFCELLELGSKGSIWMKVSGIYRLGGTPQQNINFARMALPLFEQSFGLRQLVWGSDWPHTQHEQSIGFGTVVDQLQALECSTQVSYSLLVQAPRRLFGFAKGES
- a CDS encoding alcohol dehydrogenase catalytic domain-containing protein, which encodes MTAKTMRAARLYEGGKPMVIEQVSVPEIRPTEVLVKVKACGIVPNLHNILTNWVKWFPQNPLPKLPAIFGLDPSGVVEAVGAQVYDFKVGERVYVNPGRYCGSCRACRAGNTIACTAYTFNGYFGFTPKSPRMFEDYPYGGLCEYIPAPQYSLVKLPDNISFETAARLGYMGTAYKALLKANVGPGSTVLINGISGTLGLGAVVLALALGARKILGTARNQDLFQKVKDLAAPGRIEIHTLGTIPTNEWAHEVTHGEGVDVVIDALGPGAPHESLTQALKSLHRGGHLVNIGAIAGEVPIDLHWIMDNDIQISGSAWFTTGQGQAMADMVESGVLDLSFFENTAFKLEDVNNAITGIENRHGGFSNYVICP